The genomic interval AGACTGCAAATTCTCTATGGACATGGCTACAATAGCTATCTTTTAGGCCAACGAGATCTCATCAGTAGGGTCCCTTTCGCCCACATGAGCTTCCATATGAGAAACTCGATCACGAACAACTTCGTTTCCATAACCCATTGATTTTACCCGCTTCTTTGCATAGCAACCAACCATGCTCTAATACTAATTTGTCACAAGACTAGCCTTGAATTTTGGTCAATAACCTTGTGATGGCTAAGTTCACCCACTTAGATCAGCCAACAACCCGATGGGGTTTATGCATAATATAAATGGAAGCACACACAAAGAATACGAAAAAATCCCAACTTTATATTCAGATCCGAGAATACAAAGAATGGCTTGGGCATTGCTCCCTGAAAGCTACCAAAATCGCCCATAAagccacatatatataagcTACAAAGTTACAAGCGGTTATGCCCCATAATCGTCCCCTCAAACCCACAAGGGTTGCATGCACCACGTGGGAAAACTATTTGTTGGGTCACATGGCTCATGAGGTCGACACCTGTCGCAACTGCCTCGGCCATGCCATGCGTGTACAGGGCTTTCGTGAGCGTGCATTGTGCGGACATGCCCCACATATTGTGGGAGTGGGCGGGTCACGCCTGCGTAGTGCTGTAACCGTTCCCACTTGTTGGTCTTGCCTCCTACCAAGGCTATGTGGATTGCCCCCGTGTCTTGCACATCTAGACCAACTTATTAGTCCGTCAATGTGCCCCGCCTTTCTTGGCTTGCGTGGTTGCCCTGTGGCCTCTGTCGCGCTTAGTCGGGTTTAACTGCATTCATGCGCACTAGCCATGCCAACCGTCACCTCGTGTGCAGATGCCTTAGCCATGGAGGTCCATTCCCCGGCACATTGTCGCATTCCCTCACATGCTTGCTGCCATCTTGGCATGGCGACCCTATGCCATCCAACACTTGAGTTTGTCATTCACCCATATCCTGCCTTGACACGCCACCCTTGTGCCACGATGTTTCACCGGAGCCAGGCAACTTTAGGTGAGCTTGCCAAAGACGTCACAACTAGCCACCAAGAGATCCAAcgaagtaataataatatatataaaaggattAATGGACTATCCaccaagagatataataataatatataattagcaGGCTCGACAAAAGGTATAGGTCACTAAAGCCTATACCTAGagccccaaaaaaataaaactcaaagtaattaattatttaaaatttattatttttatttttttaatatacaaaatcacttattttattttatgtaaatttttacttgaatttatgttttatttattttgttattctatTTGGATGAAGAGACCCTTAACTTTCTAAGTTtacgaattattttttaatattaagcaATAAATAGTGATGTGTTATTTAGACGAGAAGGTCCATTAACTCTTTAAATCTAtagatcattttttaatattagacaataaataataatgtgtAAACCAGtaatgtaatgaaaaaaaagaagataagaagTAGTATTATTTTAAGAGGACAATTTGATACAAcgattatttagataataaaaattttgtctaGAAAATCTGCAttagaggaaaaaaaataaattagtgacTTTTTTACAAGATTTAGTTGTGAACTCTttacattttttgtttatttaacttttatatttttatattttttttctcttgtctATATTGccaattaaaaaagatttagtTTCTAAATTTAACTAGtgattttacatctcaaaaagcaaacaaagcaaattttaaatattttttaatatttatttatattattaaagtgCAACCAAAGTAACTACTAGTTAAGGCCACAAATATTTTTAAGCATGCCCTGATAATTAGAGACATGActcatgtgtatgtatatataaattaaaaattatattaataattaaagtttgattatttaattttttaaataattattttgcaaAGATGAGTTTGAgtatagtaatatatataattggttttaaactaattttatgttagatgagattgtaagtttaaattttattcacataatggattttatgtttttaataaaatacttaaagaatatttaaaaattactttattaataaaattttcatacacaaaaatggtgtattaactatttttattaataaaataattaaagaatatttaACTATTTTGGTAAGTGATTATTTGTCACGTGTATTAAAAGAACATGTTTTTAATAgtactaataatattattatgattttatgacctttttaaatataaaaactcattataaagaattataaaatattattataagcaCAATAATCTTcgtattgttactttatttaatttggtcgccatacttgattgcatttgttcGGTCTCACTCCTCAAAGAGTGTTGCCTTCTCTAACATTTGAGAGAAAGCCGAGTCTGATTTTGTGAAGTGTAGCCACAACGTCCTTCATGTTGATCCTCTCCCTGGGCAGATCCTTCACACAATCCATGGCCAATTGCATGACAGATGACACGCAAAGCTCCTTTGCAGACAAATGTGGATCTTCTTGTTCAATCAAACTGGCATCCATGGCTTCAAGCATTGAGCCCCCATTCAGTGATTGATTCACCCAAGACTTGAGGTTCATTTCTTCAGCAAACATTTCATCCGTGGGCTTCTTCCTTGTGAATACTTCCATCAACATGACTCCATAGCTGTAGACATCACCGCTTGTGGATACCATTCCTTCCGTTCCATACTCTACTCATATAATTAAGGATGTAAACTTGTCTTTGTAACGTCAATTAATCCAAAGCAAGTTAAGGATGGAAATGGAAACAGAGCAGATTGACAAGAAACAAGATAATGCAAATATGAAATGGGGAAGAAGCATTACCCGGTGCCATGTATCCAACCGTAGCCAGGGTCTTGGTTAGTGCCATGTATTCTCCTTTGCCCAGAAGTTTGCCGATACCAAAGTCACTCACGTGGGCAACCATATCTTCGTCTAGAAGGACGTTGCTCGGCTTCAGATCACAATGAATAATGGGCGTTGAATGGCCATGATGAAGAAATTCGACTGCTAATGCAATATCGATCATCATGTTTAATCTCTGCAGGAAATCCAGAAAACAAGTGCCAGAATATAGCCACTTCTGAAGGCTCCCTTTGGGCATATTCTCCAAGACCAAGGCTTTGAAATCCACATTACTGCAGCTGGTAATGATTTTGACGAGGTTTCTATGGCGGATGTTGCACATTACTTCACATTCAGCATCGAAACTCTGGAGTGCTCCTTCTATTTGCAGGTTGAAGACCTTGATAGCGACGTTCATCCCATCCGACAGTGTTCCTTCATATACACGACCAAAACCTCCAATACCAAGTAGGTTGCTTTCACCGAACCCATTTGTTGCCCGGTAGAGTTCTTGATATGAGACCACTCTCCACTCAGCAGGGCGTGAATCTTCTGGAGTTTGTGATTGTGTTTTGACTTTTCGATTTCTTAGCCAAACAAGTATGAGAACCGACACCACAAGAATTATAGATGCAAGTACAGGTAAAACGTATTTCAATACTGGCAGAACTGGTGCCCTGCGATGCTGAAGGCTTCTAGTTTTGCATGGTGGGACTTGCAATCTATGGGCACCACACAGTCCATAGTTGTGCATAAATAATTGAGCTGTGGAGTTTGCAAAAAGTCCTCCAGTGGGAATTTTTCCTTGCAATCTATTGAAGGACACATTTAAATACTGAAGATACCTGAGTGCCTCTAATGAGGTAGGAATGCCTCCAGATAAATTGTTATTAGAGAGATCCACAAATTCCAAGTTGATCAAGTTTCCCAGTGACTCAGGAATAGGCCCTTGTAGGTTATTATGTGCCAAGGAAAGAATTTCTAATGTTTGTGCTCCtccaatggtacttgggattttgCCCGATAACTGATTCCAAGACAAGTCTAGTTGTGTTATTACGTTCATATGCTCAACATCAAGTGGTATATAGCCACCAAGAGAATTTGAGGATAGATTTAAACCAACGAGATCTTTAAGGCTCCACAAGGTTGAAGGAATTGCAGAAGTCAAATTGTTGGAATCTAAGTAGATCCGTCTTAGGGATTTAAGTTCACCCAAGCATGAGGGTATCCGTCCGTAGAGCTTATTATCGCTTAGATACAAGTCTCCCAAATTATTCAACTGACAAAAATCATTGGGCATGAATCCTTCCAGCTTATTGTGTTCAAGATACAAGCGTTCTAGGTGCTGCAACCTTCCAATTGTTCTTGGGATAAAGCCTGTCAATTCATTGCTATCTAAACTTATGCCCCCCAAGCTGCTCAAGTTACCAATGCCACTGGGAATCTCCCCCTTAAGTTTGCAATCAAATGCTTCCAAGTACAGAAGCGAAGTGGAGAGATTGCCAATTGAAGCAGGGATGATGCCATTGAATTGATTTAATGCTATTGCCAGAAATTTTAAACGTCCGCAATTTGCTAAAGATGTAAAAAACCTTAATTCAAGAGTAGAAGACTCCTTGGTCAGATTATTTCCAGAAAGATGGAGCCGCTCCAGGAGCCTTAGATTACCAACTGTATCGGGTATGGAGCCTCTAAATGAGTTGGCAACCATGACTAGGATGGTAAGCTTGGAGGCATTGCCAATAGAGCCTGGGATAATCCCACTGAGTTTATTATAGCCTAGGTAAAGCTCTTCAAGATTGGGAAGCCTGAGGCCAAGGCTAGATGGAAGGTAACCTGAAAGCTGATTGTCAGCCAGGTCAATGAGTTTTGTTCTTGATGCGTTGAAGATTTGAAAGGGAATTGAGCCAGTTAAGCTTGCACCGCTAATGCTCCATCTCTCAAGATTAAGGGTACCAATTTCTTCTGGTAATGCACCTGCCAAGATTGTGAATAGCTTGCTTGGTCAGTCTAGCTCTAGTAAAGGAAGACACAGTTGTTGAAAGTCTTCTTCTAGGTAAGATGAGAACTATCTTGATACTCTTTGCCATCAAATTCAATCTAATAGTCATGAGACAGACTAGAAGCTTGTTCAAGCACTCATGAAGACAACCCTTTTATCGATACCACCCAAGGAACAACAGTCTTAGTGTAATACGATAACACTTGCTATGCGATCCAAACCAACGCCAGctatgcctagggccccca from Diospyros lotus cultivar Yz01 chromosome 8, ASM1463336v1, whole genome shotgun sequence carries:
- the LOC127808505 gene encoding receptor kinase-like protein Xa21; protein product: MSTSSSVCDWIGVSCGIGIGQQERVTALNLSEMGLTSTLSPQLGNLSFLTLLDLSFNSFHGSIPAELGHLHQLKEINLGNNNFSGGLPSWFGALPQLQNLLLPNNSFTGNIPTSLCNISKLETLNIGYNLLQGKIPREIGEIPSEIGHLVNLEQMNLASGSLTGHIPSVIFNISSLKIIDLSNNSLSGNLPLDRHFDLPFLEELYLHSNQLSGQFPPGLWECRRLRILILLDNNFTGSISNKIGNLTLLRDLSLRNNKLTGALPEEIGTLNLERWSISGASLTGSIPFQIFNASRTKLIDLADNQLSGYLPSSLGLRLPNLEELYLGYNKLSGIIPGSIGNASKLTILVMVANSFRGSIPDTVGNLRLLERLHLSGNNLTKESSTLELRFFTSLANCGRLKFLAIALNQFNGIIPASIGNLSTSLLYLEAFDCKLKGEIPSGIGNLSSLGGISLDSNELTGFIPRTIGRLQHLERLYLEHNKLEGFMPNDFCQLNNLGDLYLSDNKLYGRIPSCLGELKSLRRIYLDSNNLTSAIPSTLWSLKDLVGLNLSSNSLGGYIPLDVEHMNVITQLDLSWNQLSGKIPSTIGGAQTLEILSLAHNNLQGPIPESLGNLINLEFVDLSNNNLSGGIPTSLEALRYLQYLNVSFNRLQGKIPTGGLFANSTAQLFMHNYGLCGAHRLQVPPCKTRSLQHRRAPVLPVLKYVLPVLASIILVVSVLILVWLRNRKVKTQSQTPEDSRPAEWRVVSYQELYRATNGFGESNLLGIGGFGRVYEGTLSDGMNVAIKVFNLQIEGALQSFDAECEVMCNIRHRNLVKIITSCSNVDFKALVLENMPKGSLQKWLYSGTCFLDFLQRLNMMIDIALAVEFLHHGHSTPIIHCDLKPSNVLLDEDMVAHVSDFGIGKLLGKGEYMALTKTLATVGYMAPEYGTEGMVSTSGDVYSYGVMLMEVFTRKKPTDEMFAEEMNLKSWVNQSLNGGSMLEAMDASLIEQEDPHLSAKELCVSSVMQLAMDCVKDLPRERINMKDVVATLHKIRLGFLSNVREGNTL